In the genome of Synergistetes bacterium HGW-Synergistetes-1, one region contains:
- a CDS encoding sugar ABC transporter ATP-binding protein, translating into MSEGVPLLKMENIGKEYFGNRVLADVSFSLMPGEILGLVGENGAGKSTLMNILFGMSVIEETGGYEGRIIIDGEEKIFKDPFDALEAGIGMVHQEFSLIPGFTATENILLNRESMKYNPLVEVFGDRFKTLDRTDMNNRAVKAIDTLGVTLAPDTLISEMPVGHKQFTEIAREIDRKKTKLLVLDEPTAVLAESEAQVLIEALKKLACQGIAIIFISHRLQEIIDLCDKLVVLRDGRVIQEAKTGETNVRQIASWMVGRQISGVADAAEEKERKFGEVILKTQNLWVDMPGETVRDVSIEVRQGEIFGLGGLAGQGKVGISNGIMGLYVSGGKVFVKGKEIKLNDPNSSLMEGMAFVSEDRRGVGLLLEEGIDWNITFTAMQVQEKYISHLLGGLVKWRDDKAVTKCTEDYIKALEIRCTGPKQRAVELSGGNQQKVCLAKAFAVAPEILFVSEPTRGIDVGAKKLVLDTLRRVNEETGTTIIMTSSELEELRSICDRVAIINEGRLSGILPAKSPAEEFGLLMLGHVVERSPDEISAERCR; encoded by the coding sequence ATGTCCGAAGGAGTGCCTCTCCTAAAAATGGAGAATATCGGCAAGGAGTACTTCGGAAACAGAGTTCTCGCTGACGTCAGTTTTTCGCTGATGCCGGGCGAAATACTCGGACTTGTAGGTGAAAACGGTGCAGGAAAGTCCACACTGATGAATATTCTCTTCGGAATGTCTGTCATTGAGGAGACAGGCGGGTACGAAGGCAGAATAATCATCGACGGGGAAGAAAAAATATTCAAAGACCCATTCGACGCACTTGAAGCGGGTATAGGAATGGTCCACCAGGAATTCTCGCTGATTCCGGGCTTTACTGCCACGGAGAATATCCTTCTCAACAGAGAATCCATGAAATACAACCCGCTGGTCGAGGTGTTCGGGGACAGGTTCAAGACCCTTGACAGAACCGACATGAACAACAGGGCAGTCAAGGCAATTGATACCTTGGGGGTCACTTTGGCTCCCGATACGCTGATAAGCGAAATGCCTGTCGGCCACAAACAGTTTACAGAGATAGCCCGTGAGATCGACAGAAAGAAAACAAAACTTCTGGTTTTGGACGAACCTACGGCTGTACTTGCGGAATCCGAGGCCCAGGTGCTCATTGAGGCATTAAAAAAACTGGCCTGCCAGGGCATAGCGATCATATTCATATCCCACAGGCTCCAGGAGATCATTGACCTGTGTGACAAACTTGTAGTCCTCAGGGACGGCAGGGTCATCCAGGAGGCAAAAACAGGAGAGACAAACGTAAGACAGATAGCCAGCTGGATGGTAGGAAGACAGATCTCAGGAGTAGCAGATGCGGCTGAAGAAAAAGAGAGAAAGTTTGGAGAAGTAATCCTGAAAACCCAAAACCTCTGGGTAGACATGCCGGGAGAGACAGTAAGGGATGTTTCCATAGAAGTTCGCCAAGGTGAGATATTTGGTCTTGGGGGACTTGCCGGACAGGGCAAGGTTGGCATTTCCAACGGAATAATGGGTCTTTATGTTTCCGGGGGAAAGGTCTTTGTAAAGGGTAAAGAAATAAAGCTCAACGATCCAAACTCCTCCCTGATGGAGGGAATGGCATTCGTCTCTGAAGACAGGCGCGGAGTGGGACTACTCCTTGAAGAGGGAATAGACTGGAACATCACCTTCACAGCCATGCAGGTGCAGGAGAAGTATATCTCACATCTGCTCGGCGGGCTGGTCAAGTGGCGCGATGACAAAGCTGTCACAAAGTGTACTGAAGACTACATCAAAGCCCTCGAGATCCGCTGCACAGGGCCCAAACAGAGAGCTGTTGAGCTTTCCGGAGGCAACCAACAAAAGGTATGCCTTGCAAAAGCTTTTGCCGTGGCACCTGAGATACTCTTTGTCTCAGAACCGACGAGGGGAATAGATGTAGGAGCAAAAAAACTGGTTCTCGACACTCTTCGCAGAGTCAACGAAGAGACGGGAACGACAATAATAATGACATCTTCTGAACTGGAAGAACTCAGGTCGATATGCGACAGGGTCGCGATAATCAACGAAGGAAGGCTTTCGGGCATATTGCCGGCGAAGTCCCCGGCGGAAGAGTTCGGACTTCTCATGCTCGGGCATGTTGTCGAAAGAAGCCCTGACGAAATATCGGCAGAGAGGTGCAGGTGA
- a CDS encoding ABC transporter, with product MKEKLQAFIENAGWPRIIIGLFLLSLFIAAPMVGVRLDASLSDTLVRVGMNGVLVLAMVPMVQSGCGLNFGLPLGIIAGLLGAVTSIQIGIEGSIGFLLAMAIAVPLAVVFGWMYGQLLNRVKGDEMMIATYVGFSSVALMCMAWLLLPYTSPTMIWGYGGSGLRTTISVEGFWFNALSKHLNIRIGEFFYLPIGMYIFFALMIFLVWGFFRTKTGTAVTAVGSNPEFARASGIDVDKMRTISVILSTVLGAVGILVYEQSFGFVQLYMGPFYMAFPAVAAILLGGASVNKASMVNVVVGTFLFQGILTMTPSVINSVMQTDMSEVIRIIVSNGMILYALTRKVMVKR from the coding sequence ATGAAAGAAAAACTTCAGGCTTTTATTGAAAATGCTGGGTGGCCCCGAATAATAATCGGGCTCTTCCTCCTCTCACTCTTTATCGCGGCTCCCATGGTAGGAGTTCGTCTGGACGCTTCGCTTTCTGATACTCTTGTTCGCGTTGGAATGAACGGAGTGCTTGTACTTGCGATGGTCCCAATGGTCCAGTCAGGGTGCGGGCTCAACTTCGGCCTCCCACTCGGGATAATAGCCGGGCTCCTCGGAGCTGTAACATCTATCCAGATCGGGATAGAAGGAAGTATCGGATTTCTGCTGGCAATGGCGATAGCAGTTCCGCTGGCAGTAGTTTTTGGATGGATGTACGGCCAGCTTCTAAACAGGGTCAAGGGTGATGAGATGATGATCGCTACATACGTGGGATTCTCATCTGTTGCTTTGATGTGCATGGCCTGGCTTCTCCTCCCTTACACCAGCCCGACGATGATCTGGGGCTACGGCGGTTCGGGGCTCAGAACTACGATAAGCGTTGAAGGCTTCTGGTTCAACGCGCTCAGCAAACACCTCAACATAAGGATAGGGGAATTCTTCTATCTGCCCATAGGGATGTATATTTTCTTTGCGCTCATGATATTCCTCGTATGGGGATTTTTCCGTACAAAGACTGGGACTGCGGTGACAGCAGTAGGTTCAAACCCTGAGTTTGCAAGGGCTTCCGGCATTGACGTAGACAAAATGCGCACCATCTCAGTAATACTCTCAACAGTACTGGGTGCCGTCGGAATACTTGTATACGAACAGAGCTTCGGATTCGTCCAGCTCTACATGGGTCCCTTTTATATGGCCTTCCCTGCTGTAGCAGCGATATTGCTCGGTGGCGCATCGGTAAACAAGGCCTCCATGGTCAACGTGGTCGTAGGCACTTTCCTCTTCCAGGGAATACTTACAATGACACCCTCCGTAATAAACAGTGTAATGCAGACTGACATGTCTGAAGTTATCAGGATCATAGTCAGTAACGGAATGATCCTCTACGCCCTTACCAGGAAAGTGATGGTGAAGAGATAA
- a CDS encoding ABC transporter permease, whose amino-acid sequence MADKNKGSFNIKNILANNAVPIIFIGLSVIAIPISGFSANYLIQEMLTRLARNSFLVLSLLIPILAGMGLNFGMVLGAMAGQIGLIFVTDWAVTGVYGMMLAGLIGTPIAIILGYICGAVLNRAKGREMVTSYILGFFINGVYQLIVLYTMGRLIPISNPQLVLSRGYGIRNAINLTGVRHVLDNLIPVSISGIDIPLATFILIGLFCILIIWFRKTKLGQDMRALGQDMKVAEEAGIPVERTRIIAILISTILACYGQIIFLQNIGTMNTYNSHEQAGMFAIAAILIGGASVSRATITNVFVGVVLFHLMFVVSPMAGKELIGQAQLGEYFRVFVSYGIIALALVLHAWRRMRAKAEARRSLRGED is encoded by the coding sequence ATGGCGGACAAAAATAAAGGCTCATTCAACATCAAAAATATCCTGGCCAATAATGCCGTCCCCATAATCTTTATCGGCCTTTCCGTCATAGCGATACCGATCTCAGGCTTCTCTGCCAACTATCTCATACAGGAGATGCTTACAAGGCTGGCAAGAAACTCATTCCTTGTTCTTTCTCTTCTGATCCCGATACTTGCGGGGATGGGACTCAACTTTGGTATGGTCCTGGGAGCGATGGCAGGGCAGATAGGGCTCATCTTCGTAACAGACTGGGCAGTGACAGGTGTTTACGGAATGATGCTTGCCGGGCTGATAGGAACCCCCATTGCAATAATCCTGGGCTATATATGCGGAGCGGTCCTCAACAGGGCCAAAGGCAGGGAAATGGTCACATCATACATCCTGGGATTCTTCATCAACGGCGTCTATCAGCTGATAGTGCTCTACACTATGGGACGTCTCATCCCGATCAGCAACCCGCAGCTGGTCCTTTCCAGAGGATACGGCATCAGGAACGCGATAAACCTCACAGGAGTAAGGCATGTTCTCGACAACCTCATCCCTGTAAGCATCTCAGGCATAGACATCCCCCTTGCGACATTCATACTCATAGGCCTTTTCTGTATCCTGATAATCTGGTTCAGAAAGACAAAGCTGGGGCAGGACATGAGGGCTCTCGGACAGGATATGAAAGTTGCCGAGGAAGCAGGTATCCCCGTTGAACGGACAAGGATAATAGCGATACTCATATCTACGATCCTTGCATGTTACGGACAGATAATATTCCTTCAGAATATCGGTACCATGAACACATACAACAGCCATGAACAGGCGGGGATGTTCGCCATAGCTGCGATCCTCATCGGGGGAGCCTCTGTAAGCAGAGCGACTATAACGAACGTATTCGTCGGAGTTGTCCTTTTCCACCTGATGTTTGTCGTCTCCCCCATGGCAGGCAAGGAGCTTATCGGACAGGCACAGCTTGGTGAATACTTCAGGGTTTTCGTCTCCTACGGCATAATAGCCCTTGCACTTGTCCTCCACGCCTGGAGAAGGATGAGAGCCAAGGCAGAGGCACGCAGAAGCCTGAGGGGGGAGGATTAG
- a CDS encoding aminopeptidase P family protein → MIRENRLKKLADELRSWGFDGIYLGPSTDLEYISGLDTHPDERVRGLMVSKDAACFAMTPLLYKEEIQNAFGDFPFYAEWNDHEGFTDAFRLGCEKLELVGKKIAFNDGVRAVDMLAIRDSMDIQLCNGLKVLDPLRSHKDEEELDLMREASGMVDQVVYKLIDFIRPGMTERDIIKKIPEFFEEAGCYQMSFGPIVASGPNGSMPHYSGDKRVIEKNDVIILDLGGRHNGYCSDTTRTLFVGTPTDEQKKVYETVRMAQAAGEAAVRPGATGQDVDRAARKVIVDAGYGDFFFNRVGHGIGLAVHESPFIIEGNDRPLEPGNVFSVEPGIYLPGKFGVRIENLVAVRPDGTGEALNHSPRELTVVKNSLEKG, encoded by the coding sequence TTGATCAGAGAAAACAGGTTGAAAAAACTGGCGGATGAATTGAGATCCTGGGGTTTCGACGGCATATACCTTGGTCCTTCGACTGACCTGGAGTATATAAGCGGCCTTGATACCCATCCGGACGAAAGGGTCCGGGGACTGATGGTCTCGAAGGATGCCGCATGCTTTGCGATGACTCCGCTGCTTTACAAAGAAGAGATCCAAAATGCTTTCGGAGATTTTCCCTTCTACGCAGAATGGAACGACCATGAAGGATTTACAGACGCGTTCAGGCTGGGCTGCGAAAAACTGGAGCTTGTCGGCAAAAAGATAGCATTCAACGACGGAGTGCGGGCCGTTGATATGCTGGCAATAAGAGATTCAATGGATATCCAGCTTTGCAACGGTTTAAAAGTGCTGGACCCGCTTCGCTCACACAAAGATGAAGAAGAGCTTGATCTTATGAGAGAAGCATCCGGGATGGTCGATCAGGTCGTTTACAAGCTCATCGACTTCATAAGGCCCGGTATGACAGAGAGGGACATCATAAAGAAGATACCTGAATTTTTTGAAGAGGCCGGATGTTACCAGATGTCTTTCGGCCCGATAGTCGCCAGCGGACCAAACGGCTCAATGCCCCACTACTCCGGAGATAAAAGGGTGATCGAAAAAAATGACGTCATCATCCTTGACCTCGGGGGAAGGCACAACGGCTATTGCTCAGATACTACCAGGACACTTTTCGTAGGTACTCCGACTGATGAACAGAAAAAAGTTTACGAAACTGTCAGAATGGCGCAGGCGGCAGGAGAAGCAGCGGTGAGACCCGGAGCTACAGGACAGGATGTAGACAGGGCGGCAAGAAAGGTCATAGTCGATGCAGGATATGGAGACTTTTTCTTCAACAGGGTCGGGCATGGCATAGGACTGGCTGTTCACGAGTCGCCCTTTATCATTGAGGGGAATGACAGACCCCTTGAGCCTGGAAATGTTTTCAGTGTTGAGCCCGGCATTTACCTGCCCGGCAAATTTGGGGTAAGGATCGAGAATCTGGTCGCAGTAAGACCGGACGGCACAGGAGAGGCACTTAACCATTCACCGAGAGAACTTACCGTAGTAAAGAACAGCTTAGAGAAAGGATGA
- a CDS encoding small-conductance mechanosensitive channel, whose translation MPVDFDSFKLLLEKFTLTSILPAILYLLVGLFVIRMLLSFLNNRLGKSNIDVTLHRFLSGSVKLVLYFILFMMVASALGIQVTSLVAVLSVAGLAVSLSVQGLLSNVLSGLMLLFIKPFKVGDYVEVGGVGGFIKEIGFVHTKILSFENILIYMPNSEVSNGKITNYSTEEKRRFNLNFTVSYDCPPDKVREVLLEYVSSNPNIDNEPAPFVAVSKYKESSIEYVVRAWADNSVYWDAYWDIHNGMDALFKKNGLVMTYPHLNVHINNKSLEDNNNTAQ comes from the coding sequence ATGCCTGTTGATTTTGATTCTTTTAAACTGCTTCTTGAAAAATTCACTCTGACTTCTATACTTCCCGCGATACTTTACCTGTTGGTCGGGCTTTTTGTCATAAGGATGCTGCTTTCTTTTTTAAATAACAGGCTGGGAAAATCAAATATTGATGTAACGCTCCATAGGTTCCTCTCAGGCTCTGTCAAGCTTGTGCTCTATTTTATCCTCTTTATGATGGTTGCAAGTGCGCTGGGGATCCAGGTCACATCGCTGGTGGCGGTACTGAGCGTTGCAGGATTGGCTGTCTCCCTGTCTGTACAGGGACTGCTGTCCAATGTCCTGTCAGGGCTCATGCTGCTTTTCATAAAACCCTTCAAGGTTGGGGATTACGTCGAAGTGGGCGGAGTGGGAGGTTTTATCAAAGAGATCGGTTTTGTCCATACAAAAATACTCTCTTTCGAAAATATCCTGATATATATGCCCAACAGTGAAGTGTCAAACGGAAAGATAACAAATTACAGCACGGAAGAAAAACGGAGATTCAACCTTAATTTTACAGTCTCCTACGACTGTCCACCCGATAAGGTGCGTGAAGTACTGTTGGAATATGTATCCTCTAACCCCAACATTGACAATGAACCTGCGCCTTTCGTCGCGGTAAGCAAATACAAGGAGAGTTCCATCGAATACGTGGTCAGGGCGTGGGCGGACAACAGTGTATACTGGGACGCATACTGGGATATTCACAATGGCATGGATGCATTGTTCAAGAAGAACGGCCTCGTAATGACCTATCCCCATCTAAACGTTCACATCAATAATAAATCTTTGGAAGATAATAATAATACCGCCCAGTGA